In Effusibacillus pohliae DSM 22757, the DNA window CGATACAAAGACTCAAAATCCTCCGCCCGCTCATACAACTCGTCGAGCGGTTGAAACGGAATGCCTCTGCGCTTCAGTTCCTGCACGACCGGATGGCGCTCTGTGCGCAGAAAAATGGGCTTGCCTTCCTGCAAAATCTGATATGTCCCGAGCGGCAGTCCCGCCCAGGAACCGGGACCGAGTCCGACGATATGAACCGTTGCCATGATTCCACACTCCTAACGAACAAGTCCGATTTTTGCCAAGATGGATGCCAGTTGCGGCCCGATTCGCGGCAGCGAATGGATATCTTCCCTTGTTAAACTGCCCGACGCCAACAGCGCCAATCCGTATACGAAAGCGGCGATGCAGATCGCGGTCAGTGTAAAGCAGGCGAACGCCAGACGCTCCGACAGAGCACTGTGCAAGAAGTGGGGCAGGCCCTCCCGCAGCGCAACGTACACGGCCACGCCCAGCAGAAACGAAGCGGCCAGCGGTCGCCAAAACAGCAGTGAAGTATCGAACGGAACACCACTGTGCCGGTAGACATCCCACAAATTCAGCACCGCCGCGACGAAAAACGACACCATAGTCGAAACGGCGGCTCCCTCAATCCCCCACAGCGGCACCAGCAGCAAATTGAATGTGAATTTGCAAACTCCGCCAATCAGCAGGTTGCGCACCGGCATATAAACGAACCCCATCCCCTGCAAAATGGCAGAGGTGGTCAATTGCACCGATGAAAACAAAGTGGCGAACGAGATCGCCCGAATCGCCGAAACGCCTTCCGCATCTTTAAATAACATAATATCAATCGGCCCGGCCAGCAAGAGCAGGCCAATCGAGGCAGGCAGCGCGATCAGAACCGTCATCCGCATCGCCAGTTCCATCCGGTTGCGGGCGGCACGCATGTCCCGAACGGCCAGCGCTGACGCGATGGCCGGCATCAGTGCAGCACCGATCGCCGTCGCGATCGTTGTCGGCAGCATCATTAACTTGAACGCGCGGCCGGACAGCAGGCCGAACAGTTCGGTCGCCTGGTCCTGGCTGTACCCGGCCTGCTTCAGCAGATTGACGACGGTAATCACATCCACGTTGTTCATGAGCGGGACCACCATCGCCCCCAACGACACCGGGATCGCGTAGTAAAACAATTTTTTCACGACCGTCCGGTTACGCTCGGAAGGCACTTTGTTCGGCATCCGAACATCATGCCGGAACAGCTGCCGCTTTTTCCAAATGTATCCCCACAGCAACACAAACGAGACGCATGCACCTGTCACTGCGCCAAACGCTGCCCCGGCGGCCGCCCACTCTTCGCCGTATCCCCACCGCAGCAGCAGCCAGGAGGCGATGATGATCGTCCCGACGCGGGCAAACTGCTCCACCACCTGCGAAACAGCGGTCGGCTCCATCACTTGCCACCCCTGAAAATAACCGCGAACCGCCGCCATCACCGGCACCACAAGCAGCGCCGGCGCCACCGCCCGGATCGCGTAGATCGCATCCGGATCGCCGGCAACCTGCGCGAACCACTCCGCCCCCCACCACAACAGCAGGAAACAGGCCGCGCCCGAGGCGAGCAACAAACCAGCAGCGATGCGAAACACTTTTTTCGCGCCCCGATAATCGCCGATCGCCACTCGTTCCGCCACAAACTTCGACACAGCCACCGGGAACCCGGCGGTCGAGAGGATCAGCAAGGTGGAGTAGATCGGGTAGGCCATCTGGTACAACCCGAGTCCGCGATCGCCGATCATATTTTGCAAAAAGATGGTGTACACCGACCCCATAATCTTCGATAAAATGCCCGCTACAGCCAAAATCAGGGCACCCCGCAGAAACACGTTCCGCTCCGACATGGTTTCCACCCTCTCCCACTCTGCCATTATAGCAAAACCACGTGCCCCGAGGGACGTGCCAGCTTGCCTACCCTACTGTATGCCGCATGTCCAGCGAAAAATGACCAATTGGTCTTCCATCGTATAGCAAAATTCCCGCCGCAGTTTCGCTTAAATGTTTTTAAGGCGAGCCTTCCATGTTACAAATCCTAAAAATTGAGATGAAACAACTTCTAAAAATTGAAGGATTTCCATATACAAATAGCGAATGGATAGAGACGGGGAGGAGGGATAACGTGGAACAGTTTGAAAGAATCATCAAAATCGTTTGTTTGATCATTTTCACTTGGAGCTTTGTGTATTTCACTCTGAGGTTCGTTGAATTCTCCCGGAACCTCACCACTGTTTTGGTCGGCAAATAACTTTTTGGGAGGGTTGGTTTTGATCGACAAACCACACGTTTACTATGCACTTTCCATCGAAGATCAGAGCAGCAAGATCTACGATCAGGGTGCCTGGTGGGTGCAAGCCACGGTTGGCGATCTTGCTGACACAACCAATTTTGGCCGGGGATAGCCGAATTTTCCTATGGCACAATGGCTTCCATTGACTTAAATCGGACGGCTGGGTTCCGATATTACTATACAATCGATGGTCGTAGTTACTACGACGACTATACCGTCACACAAAACCGCCCAATCCGGTATGACTATTGATGACGAATGCTGTTTTCAGCCCACTTAGTACCCCTCATTACACAATAGCTGAAAGCCTGATGTTATAATAAAAATGGGATGGGAATAGCAAATTCCCCACCCCATTTACAGTTTAGTACGGATCGATTATTGCTCCATCTGTTTGGCCAGGAAACCGGCTGCCGTTTCCGCCAGCTTGCTTTCCAGTTCCCCCATTTTGACGTTCTCATCGCGGGAGAGGAGAACGACCGTTCCGATCGGGTCTCCTTGCGCGATAATCGGTGCCACCACGCGGGAGGTGAACCGTTCGCTGCGCTCTTTCAGGATCGACATGTCGGCCGGGGCGGATACAAGCGAAGTTTTGCGCTCTTCCATCACTCTTTCGATATCGGCGCCGATCTGCTTATCCATAAACTCCTTCTTGGAAGCACCCGCCACCGCGATCACCACGTCCCGGTCAGTGATGAGGGTGATGTGGCCGAGGCTCTCATAGAGGGAATCAGCATATTCTTTGGCAAAATCCCCCAGTTCACCGATCGGCGAATA includes these proteins:
- a CDS encoding putative polysaccharide biosynthesis protein; translation: MSERNVFLRGALILAVAGILSKIMGSVYTIFLQNMIGDRGLGLYQMAYPIYSTLLILSTAGFPVAVSKFVAERVAIGDYRGAKKVFRIAAGLLLASGAACFLLLWWGAEWFAQVAGDPDAIYAIRAVAPALLVVPVMAAVRGYFQGWQVMEPTAVSQVVEQFARVGTIIIASWLLLRWGYGEEWAAAGAAFGAVTGACVSFVLLWGYIWKKRQLFRHDVRMPNKVPSERNRTVVKKLFYYAIPVSLGAMVVPLMNNVDVITVVNLLKQAGYSQDQATELFGLLSGRAFKLMMLPTTIATAIGAALMPAIASALAVRDMRAARNRMELAMRMTVLIALPASIGLLLLAGPIDIMLFKDAEGVSAIRAISFATLFSSVQLTTSAILQGMGFVYMPVRNLLIGGVCKFTFNLLLVPLWGIEGAAVSTMVSFFVAAVLNLWDVYRHSGVPFDTSLLFWRPLAASFLLGVAVYVALREGLPHFLHSALSERLAFACFTLTAICIAAFVYGLALLASGSLTREDIHSLPRIGPQLASILAKIGLVR
- the spoVT gene encoding stage V sporulation protein T, with translation MKATGIVRRIDDLGRVVIPKEIRRTLRIREGDPLEIFVDRDGEVILKKYSPIGELGDFAKEYADSLYESLGHITLITDRDVVIAVAGASKKEFMDKQIGADIERVMEERKTSLVSAPADMSILKERSERFTSRVVAPIIAQGDPIGTVVLLSRDENVKMGELESKLAETAAGFLAKQMEQ